The following coding sequences are from one Neurospora crassa OR74A linkage group I, whole genome shotgun sequence window:
- a CDS encoding ubiquitin C-terminal hydrolase CreB → MAGFFNKLKGAGAGSSKTDSNASSKNKKDEPAVELTPLERILQNAGPLREDGSDKYFGLENFGNTCYCNSILQALYYSEPFRENVVNYPPSNNTSEGNTSKVKVSIRPPVQVNGNAATPGKQLPKPRQGFTPGPIPMPITQPIRPEDRPDAPEYKKKQAMIKGPVLELTQENPDAYGMEECTFTGLKDIFTALIQSNSRTGVISPQRFLDIFKRDNEMFRNSMHQDAHEFYGLVLNDVISNVEAYARRMQESRKEIGTTSSPLNQQSSSPSLTRSLMASNLRTPETSWVHDIFEGVLVSETRCLTCETVSQRDETFLDLSIDLEEHSSVTSCLRKFSAEEMLCERNKFHCDRCGGLQEAEKRMKIKKLPKVLALHLKRFKYTEDYSRLQKLFHRVVYPYYLRMFNTTDDAEDPDRIYELYAVIVHIGGNAYHGHYVSIIKTKDRGWVLFDDEMVEPVDKNFVANFFGDKPGMACAYVLFYQEVTFEKMREELDAEGLEEMRLATQAADLAAGAEQTNGTGNDSLTKVNSQPTVPVEDLDPSTPGPEPFSHPLVAAPPPAPAVITKADEAATVPPKSKDELTKEKKEQKAQEKAQEKARKAAEKEAARLAEKERLEKVAKKRGVQQKEQEQLAKVMRESKQLAAEEEKRRKKEAAAAETGTKSGPSSPRLFNRAGLGGKSLSRKSFAFLGKTGGGGGSGGGGGGSDKSEKSSDKDKSDRAESSSTEQRSNDSMTSNGVAESNASSRATTGDGHGGNRFGGFSPSSPSSPLSPTSRGPNGIYSHNHHLPSSPMRSMTTPDGIKRDVRASRSASTSSILGPPPTAPERFEKPPLRDRFSFSMGRKKSSRFLS, encoded by the exons ATGGCAGGGTTCTTCAATAAACTCAAAGGCGCAGGTGCA GGAAGCTCCAAAACCGACAGCAATGCCTCGTCTAAGAACAAAAAGGACGAGCCGGCGGTGGAATTGACTCCCCTTGAGAGAATACTGCAAAATGCTGGGCCTCTGCGGGAAGACGGAAGCGACAAGTACTTTGGCTTGGAAAAT TTTGGCAACACATG CTACTGCAATTCGATCCTTCAAGCGTTATACTATTCGGAACCTTTCCGAGAGAATGTCGTTAACTACCCGCCTTCAAATAACACGTCAGAAGGCAATACGAGCAAGGTCAAAGTCTCGATACGGCCACCGGTACAAGTCAACGGAAATGCGGCGACGCCCGGCAAGCAATTGCCCAAACCGCGGCAAGGGTTCACTCCTGGACCAATACCGATGCCAATAACGCAACCGATACGACCCGAAGACAGGCCTGATGCCCCAGAATACAAGAAAAAGCAGGCCATGATTAAAGGACCCGTGTTGGAGTTGACCCAGGAAAATCCAGATGCGTACGGCATGGAGGAATGCACGTTCACCGGGCTCAAGGATATTTTTACTGCTCTGATTCAAAGCAACTCCAGGACCGGTGTCATCAGCCCACAGCGCTTTCTGGATATCTTCAAGCGCGACAATGAAATGTTCCGCAATTCTATGCACCAAGACGCACACGAATTTTACGGCCTTGTATTGAACGATGTTATCTCGAATGTGGAGGCATATGCTAGGCGTATGCAGGAGAGCAGGAAGGAGATTGGAACGACATCGTCTCCATTGAACCAACAATCGTCATCTCCAAGCCTTACGAGGAGCTTGATGGCATCCAACCTCAGGACGCCAGAGACAAGCTGGGTGCACGACATTTTTGAAGGCGTCCTAGTTTCCGAAACCAGGTGCTTGACTTGCGAGACGGTGTCACAACGAGACGAAACGTTTTTGGATCTCTCAATCGATCTGGAAGAGCATTCTTCGGTAACGTCATGCCTACGGAAATTTTCCGCAGAGGAGATGCTTTGCGAGAGGAACAAGTTTCACTGCGATCGTTGTGGCGGCTTGCAAGAGGCCGaaaagaggatgaagattAAGAAGCTACCAAAGGTTTTGGCGTTGCATCTGAAGAGGTTCAAGTATACCGAGGACTACAGCCGACTCCAAAAGCTGTTTCATCGTGTCGTCTACCCATATTATCTTCGCATGTTCAATACGACGGACGATGCTGAAGACCCGGACAGGATTTACGAGTTATACGCAGTTATTGTCCATATTGGAGGTAACGCCTACCACGGACACTACGTGTCAATTATCAAGACCAAGGATCGGGGCTGGGTTTTGTTCGATGACGAAATGGTCGAGCCCGTTGACAAGAATTTCGTGGCGAACTTCTTTGGTGACAAGCCAGGCATGGCTTGCGCCTACGTACTATTCTACCAGGAAGTCACCTTTGAGAAGATGAGGGAAGAGTTGGATGCCGAAGGACTAGAAGAGATGAGGTTAGCCACCCAAGCAGCCGACCTGGCAGCCGGTGCGGAACAAACGAACGGGACCGGAAATGACTCCTTAACAAAGGTCAACAGTCAGCCGACAGTACCGGTCGAAGACCTTGACCCATCG ACCCCCGGACCCGAGCCTTTCTCCCATCCTCTAGTTGCGGCACCACCTCCGGCCCCTGCCGTCATAACGAAGGCGGACGAGGCGGCCACGGTTCCGCCCAAATCCAAGGATGAACTTAccaaggagaaaaaggaacaGAAAGCCCAAGAGAAAGCACAGGAAAAGGCCCGAAAAGCCGCCGAGAAAGAGGCAGCAAGGCTCGCAGAAAAGGAGCGTCTCGAGAAGGTCGCAAAGAAGCGCGGAGTACAGCAAaaagagcaggagcagctgGCAAAGGTCATGCGCGAGAGCAAACAGCTGGCggccgaggaagaaaaaaggcgCAAGAAGGAGGCGGCAGCCGCTGAAACAGGCACTAAGAGTGGCCCCAGCAGTCCCAGGCTGTTCAATCGCGCCGGCCTGGGTGGCAAGTCTCTCTCACGCAAGAGCTTTGCTTTTCTGGGAAAgaccggcggtggtggtggtagtggtggtggtggcggtggcagCGACAAGTCCGAGAAAAGCAGCGACAAAGACAAGAGTGACAGGGCGGAAAGCAGCAGTACAGAGCAGAGGAGCAACGACAGTATGACCAGCAACGGCGTGGCTGAGAGCAACGCGAGTAGCCGCGCGACGACTGGTGATGGTCATGGTGGCAACCGCTTTGGCGGATtctcgccgtcgtcgccgtcgtcgccgttATCGCCCACGTCACGAGGACCGAACGGCATTTATTCCCACAATCACCACCTGCCGAGCTCGCCGATGAGATCCATGACGACGCCAGACGGTATCAAGAGAGACGTGCGAGCGTCTAGGTCAGCCTCGACGTCCTCCATACTCGGCCCGCCCCCTACGGCTCCGGAGAGGTTCGAGAAGCCGCCGCTGCGAGACCGGTTCAGCTTCAGCatggggaggaagaagagttcACGGTTCCTATCGTAG
- a CDS encoding ubiquitin C-terminal hydrolase CreB, variant: protein MPITQPIRPEDRPDAPEYKKKQAMIKGPVLELTQENPDAYGMEECTFTGLKDIFTALIQSNSRTGVISPQRFLDIFKRDNEMFRNSMHQDAHEFYGLVLNDVISNVEAYARRMQESRKEIGTTSSPLNQQSSSPSLTRSLMASNLRTPETSWVHDIFEGVLVSETRCLTCETVSQRDETFLDLSIDLEEHSSVTSCLRKFSAEEMLCERNKFHCDRCGGLQEAEKRMKIKKLPKVLALHLKRFKYTEDYSRLQKLFHRVVYPYYLRMFNTTDDAEDPDRIYELYAVIVHIGGNAYHGHYVSIIKTKDRGWVLFDDEMVEPVDKNFVANFFGDKPGMACAYVLFYQEVTFEKMREELDAEGLEEMRLATQAADLAAGAEQTNGTGNDSLTKVNSQPTVPVEDLDPSTPGPEPFSHPLVAAPPPAPAVITKADEAATVPPKSKDELTKEKKEQKAQEKAQEKARKAAEKEAARLAEKERLEKVAKKRGVQQKEQEQLAKVMRESKQLAAEEEKRRKKEAAAAETGTKSGPSSPRLFNRAGLGGKSLSRKSFAFLGKTGGGGGSGGGGGGSDKSEKSSDKDKSDRAESSSTEQRSNDSMTSNGVAESNASSRATTGDGHGGNRFGGFSPSSPSSPLSPTSRGPNGIYSHNHHLPSSPMRSMTTPDGIKRDVRASRSASTSSILGPPPTAPERFEKPPLRDRFSFSMGRKKSSRFLS from the exons ATGCCAATAACGCAACCGATACGACCCGAAGACAGGCCTGATGCCCCAGAATACAAGAAAAAGCAGGCCATGATTAAAGGACCCGTGTTGGAGTTGACCCAGGAAAATCCAGATGCGTACGGCATGGAGGAATGCACGTTCACCGGGCTCAAGGATATTTTTACTGCTCTGATTCAAAGCAACTCCAGGACCGGTGTCATCAGCCCACAGCGCTTTCTGGATATCTTCAAGCGCGACAATGAAATGTTCCGCAATTCTATGCACCAAGACGCACACGAATTTTACGGCCTTGTATTGAACGATGTTATCTCGAATGTGGAGGCATATGCTAGGCGTATGCAGGAGAGCAGGAAGGAGATTGGAACGACATCGTCTCCATTGAACCAACAATCGTCATCTCCAAGCCTTACGAGGAGCTTGATGGCATCCAACCTCAGGACGCCAGAGACAAGCTGGGTGCACGACATTTTTGAAGGCGTCCTAGTTTCCGAAACCAGGTGCTTGACTTGCGAGACGGTGTCACAACGAGACGAAACGTTTTTGGATCTCTCAATCGATCTGGAAGAGCATTCTTCGGTAACGTCATGCCTACGGAAATTTTCCGCAGAGGAGATGCTTTGCGAGAGGAACAAGTTTCACTGCGATCGTTGTGGCGGCTTGCAAGAGGCCGaaaagaggatgaagattAAGAAGCTACCAAAGGTTTTGGCGTTGCATCTGAAGAGGTTCAAGTATACCGAGGACTACAGCCGACTCCAAAAGCTGTTTCATCGTGTCGTCTACCCATATTATCTTCGCATGTTCAATACGACGGACGATGCTGAAGACCCGGACAGGATTTACGAGTTATACGCAGTTATTGTCCATATTGGAGGTAACGCCTACCACGGACACTACGTGTCAATTATCAAGACCAAGGATCGGGGCTGGGTTTTGTTCGATGACGAAATGGTCGAGCCCGTTGACAAGAATTTCGTGGCGAACTTCTTTGGTGACAAGCCAGGCATGGCTTGCGCCTACGTACTATTCTACCAGGAAGTCACCTTTGAGAAGATGAGGGAAGAGTTGGATGCCGAAGGACTAGAAGAGATGAGGTTAGCCACCCAAGCAGCCGACCTGGCAGCCGGTGCGGAACAAACGAACGGGACCGGAAATGACTCCTTAACAAAGGTCAACAGTCAGCCGACAGTACCGGTCGAAGACCTTGACCCATCG ACCCCCGGACCCGAGCCTTTCTCCCATCCTCTAGTTGCGGCACCACCTCCGGCCCCTGCCGTCATAACGAAGGCGGACGAGGCGGCCACGGTTCCGCCCAAATCCAAGGATGAACTTAccaaggagaaaaaggaacaGAAAGCCCAAGAGAAAGCACAGGAAAAGGCCCGAAAAGCCGCCGAGAAAGAGGCAGCAAGGCTCGCAGAAAAGGAGCGTCTCGAGAAGGTCGCAAAGAAGCGCGGAGTACAGCAAaaagagcaggagcagctgGCAAAGGTCATGCGCGAGAGCAAACAGCTGGCggccgaggaagaaaaaaggcgCAAGAAGGAGGCGGCAGCCGCTGAAACAGGCACTAAGAGTGGCCCCAGCAGTCCCAGGCTGTTCAATCGCGCCGGCCTGGGTGGCAAGTCTCTCTCACGCAAGAGCTTTGCTTTTCTGGGAAAgaccggcggtggtggtggtagtggtggtggtggcggtggcagCGACAAGTCCGAGAAAAGCAGCGACAAAGACAAGAGTGACAGGGCGGAAAGCAGCAGTACAGAGCAGAGGAGCAACGACAGTATGACCAGCAACGGCGTGGCTGAGAGCAACGCGAGTAGCCGCGCGACGACTGGTGATGGTCATGGTGGCAACCGCTTTGGCGGATtctcgccgtcgtcgccgtcgtcgccgttATCGCCCACGTCACGAGGACCGAACGGCATTTATTCCCACAATCACCACCTGCCGAGCTCGCCGATGAGATCCATGACGACGCCAGACGGTATCAAGAGAGACGTGCGAGCGTCTAGGTCAGCCTCGACGTCCTCCATACTCGGCCCGCCCCCTACGGCTCCGGAGAGGTTCGAGAAGCCGCCGCTGCGAGACCGGTTCAGCTTCAGCatggggaggaagaagagttcACGGTTCCTATCGTAG